The genomic DNA AAAAATGTATGAGATTATGAAGATTAAGCTTGCTGAGAGTAAGAAAATGATAGAAGAAATTGAGAAGGAGGTATTTAGCAATGGATAAAGCAATAGTTATTGAAGGATTAAAAAAAACATACTCCAACGGAACAGAGGCGGTAAAAGGAGTAAGTCTCGCTGTAGATTATGGAGAGGTATTTGGATTTTTAGGTCCAAACGGAGCAGGAAAATCAACTACAATAAAGTCCGCTATTGGTTTATTAAAGCCCACCAGCGGCAAAATATATCTTGACAGTTTTGATATAGAAAAATACCCATACGAAGCAAGGATATCTAAAGGATATGCCTCTCAAGAAACATCTGTTGATGATACACTTACGGCGTATGAAAACATCTATTTACAGGGAAAGTTTTTCCATCTTTCAATAAAAGAAACAGAAAAAAGAGCAAAAGAAGCACTGCAAATGTTCGGTCTATGGGACAGAAAAAACGATCTTGTAGAATCGTTTTCCGGGGGGATGAGAAAAAGATTAGACATTGCATCGGCACTAACCCACGAGCCAAAAATTCTTTTCCTGGACGAACCAACATTGGGATTAGATATTCAAACAAGACATGCAATATGGGATTACATCATTAATCTTCAAAAAAATCTTGGAATAACTATTTTTCTCACAACACATTACCTTGAAGAGGCAGACAAACTCTGTGATAGGATAGCAATTATCGCCCAGGGAGAGATAAAGGCAATGGATAAACCCAGTATACTAAAGTCAAACATAGGAGGAGATATAATAACGTTAACATTTGAGACAAAAAAAGAAAAAACAAACTCTTTTATTAATTTAATAGGAAAAATGGACAACATAAGATCTGCTAATATGCTAAAAAACAATGTATGCAGAGTTGTTGTAGAAAAAAACGGCGATCAAATCATACCTGCTATTTTTTCCCTCGCACAGCAAGAAGATATTTCCATTGGCTCTGTGCGCCTAAAGAGACCTACCCTGGACGATGTATACTTAAGCTATACGGGAAAAACAATAAGAGAAGCAGAATCGACAAAAGAAGAAACAAGAAAAGAACGCACGATGATGAGGAGAATAAAATAATGAAAAGATTAATAACAGATTCTTACTACATAGCATGGAGAGAATTAAAAAAGTATTTCAGGGAAAAGACAAGATTAATTATGACCATTGTTCAACCATTTATCTGGCTTGTATTAATGGGCAATATGATGTCCGGATTAACAAGCAATCCATATGCCGCACAAATGCTTGGCACAGCTAACTACCTTACTTTTATGACCCCTGGGATTATCCTTATGACTGTACTTTTTTCCAGCATATTCTCTGGTATGTCCATTATTTGGGATAGACGTATTGGCTATTTAGACAAATTACTT from Caldisericota bacterium includes the following:
- a CDS encoding ATP-binding cassette domain-containing protein, producing MDKAIVIEGLKKTYSNGTEAVKGVSLAVDYGEVFGFLGPNGAGKSTTIKSAIGLLKPTSGKIYLDSFDIEKYPYEARISKGYASQETSVDDTLTAYENIYLQGKFFHLSIKETEKRAKEALQMFGLWDRKNDLVESFSGGMRKRLDIASALTHEPKILFLDEPTLGLDIQTRHAIWDYIINLQKNLGITIFLTTHYLEEADKLCDRIAIIAQGEIKAMDKPSILKSNIGGDIITLTFETKKEKTNSFINLIGKMDNIRSANMLKNNVCRVVVEKNGDQIIPAIFSLAQQEDISIGSVRLKRPTLDDVYLSYTGKTIREAESTKEETRKERTMMRRIK